The Candidatus Aminicenantes bacterium genome includes the window ACCCGGGAGTTGTCCAAGCGCGATACCGGACGCACCCTGTACCTGCTCGATGAACCCACCACCGGTTTGCATGCGCATGATATCCTCAAGTTGTTGGAAGTTCTCAACAGCCTGGTGGAACGGGGCAACACCGTGGTGGTGATCGAACACAACATGGACGTAATCAAATGCGCGGATCATATCATTGACCTGGGCCCGGAAGGCGGCGACGGCGGCGGTGAAATCGTGGCTGCCGGAACCCCGGAAGAATTGGCCCGGAATCGCCACAGCCACACGGGAAAGTGGCTGGCAGGGATATTGAATGATTGATCCCTCGCGACTTCCCCATCTTCCAGGCTGTTACATATTTCGCAACTCCCACGGGCAACCGTTGTATATCGGCAAAGCCCGCGATCTGAGACAACGGGTATCGAACTACTTCCATTCCCGTAACCATGGGCCGAGGATCCGGCGCATGCTCGATCTGGCCCGCGATGTAGACGCAATAGTCACGCACAACGAAGTCGAAGCCTTCCTGTTGGAAAACACCCTGATCAAGAAACACCAGCCCCGCTTCAACGTGGACCTCAAGGACGCCAAGACCTACGCCTGGCTGCATATCACCGCCGAAACATTTCCCCGTATTGTGACGGCACGAAGAGTGCAGGCAGGAGGAGAGTTCTTCGGCCCCTATGTTTCCGGTACAGCGCGCAATGAAATCCGCACCACCCTCAACAACATCTTCGGCCTGCGCACCTGTAAAAGATTGCCCAAACGCGCCTGCCTGCGCAAACAGATGGGAACCTGTTGCGCTCCCTGCGCGGGGGAAGTAAGCGCCGATGATTACGCCCAACGTGTCCGGGATGCGCGCCAGGTATTGAAAGGCCGGATCCGGCAACTGATCCCCCGCCTGGAAGCCCGCATGAACAAAGCCGCGGCAGGCATGCAATACGAAAGCGCCCTGCAATTGCGCAACCGCATCCACTCGCTGCAGCATACCCTCGAGCGGCAGCAGGTTCAGACGGCGCGGCCGCATCAGGCGGATATCATCCACAGCCTGACCCGGGAAGGGCAAACACTCATCATGCGGTTCGGCGTGAGGAACGGCGTCCTGGAAGGCAAAGAAGAATTCGTTTTCGAGGCGGGAGATGATGCGCCGGAAGAATTTCTTTCACGATACTACGCGTCCCAACCGGTCCCCCGGGAAATCATCCTGTCCGAGGATCCGGGACCGGGTATGCGGGAATGGTTGTCTCGGCAACGGGGCGGCCGGGTGACCGTAACCGTCCCCCAAAGGGGAAACAAACGCCGCCTCCTGGAACTCGTACAATTAAACCTGGAGACAACCTACTTCAGCGGCCCGGACAGCCTGAAAGAGCTGGAGGAACTGCTGGGACTGGATCGACCCCCCCTGATCATGGAGTGTTTTGACATTTCCCACCTGCAGGGAAGTGATATGGTGGCTTCCATGGTGCGTTTCCGCGATGGCCGCCCGGAACCCGGCGCCTACCGGCGATTCCGTATCCGCAATGTCTCCGGTATCAACGACCCCGCAGCTATGGATGAAGTGGTAACCCGCCGCTACAGCCGCCTGCTGCGGGAAGGAAGCGATCTTCCCGACCTGGTGGTGGTGGACGGAGGCCTGCCCCAGCGCAACATCGCAGAGCGTGCCGTACAAAAACTGGATTTGGATCTGGCGGTAATCGCCCTGGCCAAGCGCGAGGAATCGGTGTATGTTCCCTCCCGAAAAAGCCCGCTCCTGCTGGATCACCGTCGTCCCGCCCTGCGCCTGCTGCAACGGCTGAGAGACGAGTCGCACAGGTTCGCCCTCGCCTATCACCGCAGGTTGCGCAATCAAAAGATGAGATCATGAATTTTGATTTAAAGGCACCTTTCCATCCGGCGGGCTCACAGCCCGAGGCAATCTCCGCCCTGGTAAAGGGCTTGAACGACCGGCGTCTGCACCAGACCTTGATGGGGGTAACCGGATCCGGAAAAACCTATACAGTCGCCCAGGTGATCCAACAGCTGCAACTCCCCACCCTGGTCATCTCCCACAACAAGACACTGGCGGCCCAACTTTACAATGAATTCCGCGGGTTTTTCCCCCGCAACCGTGTGGAGTACTACGTTTCCTACTACGATTACTACCAGCCGGAATCATACATTCCCCAGAAAGATCAGTTCATTGAGAAAGACATGTCCATCAACGAGCGCATCGAACAGATGCGCCTTGCCGCTACGTCCTCCCTGCTTTCGCGGCGGGACGTCATCGTGGTGGCATCGGTTTCCTGCATTTTCAGTGCCGGCAACCCCGCCTACTACCGGGGGCTGGGATTCGAAATCGCAATCAACCAACATCTGAAACGCCGGGAACTGCTGGAGCGGCTGCTGCGGATTCGCTATGAACGCAACGACATGGAGACCGGGCCCGGCCGCTTCCGCGTTCGGGGAGACACCGTGGACCTGGTGCCGGGTCACGGCAATGACATCATCCGTGTAGAGCTGTTCGGCGACGTGGTGGAGCGCATAACCCGGATTGACCGCCTGAACGGGGAAAACCTTGAACACCTGGATTACTACCACGTGTTTCCCGCCGGTCAGTACGTCATCCCGGAAAGCGAAATGCAACGCGCCATGGCGGGAATCCGGGCCGAGCTGAATACCCGCCTTCCCGCACTCGGGCTGGTGGAAGCCCACCGCCTGAAGCAACGCACCCGGTACGACCTGGAAATGCTGCAGGAAACCGGATTCTGCAAAGGCATCGAAAACTATTCACGTCATTTCGATAACCGCAAACCCGGAGAAAAGCCGTATTGCCTGCTGGACTATTTCCCGCGCGATTTCATGCTGGTGATCGACGAAAGCCACCAGACCATTCCCCAGTTACGCGGC containing:
- the uvrC gene encoding excinuclease ABC subunit UvrC, whose amino-acid sequence is MIDPSRLPHLPGCYIFRNSHGQPLYIGKARDLRQRVSNYFHSRNHGPRIRRMLDLARDVDAIVTHNEVEAFLLENTLIKKHQPRFNVDLKDAKTYAWLHITAETFPRIVTARRVQAGGEFFGPYVSGTARNEIRTTLNNIFGLRTCKRLPKRACLRKQMGTCCAPCAGEVSADDYAQRVRDARQVLKGRIRQLIPRLEARMNKAAAGMQYESALQLRNRIHSLQHTLERQQVQTARPHQADIIHSLTREGQTLIMRFGVRNGVLEGKEEFVFEAGDDAPEEFLSRYYASQPVPREIILSEDPGPGMREWLSRQRGGRVTVTVPQRGNKRRLLELVQLNLETTYFSGPDSLKELEELLGLDRPPLIMECFDISHLQGSDMVASMVRFRDGRPEPGAYRRFRIRNVSGINDPAAMDEVVTRRYSRLLREGSDLPDLVVVDGGLPQRNIAERAVQKLDLDLAVIALAKREESVYVPSRKSPLLLDHRRPALRLLQRLRDESHRFALAYHRRLRNQKMRS
- the uvrB gene encoding excinuclease ABC subunit UvrB, which translates into the protein MNFDLKAPFHPAGSQPEAISALVKGLNDRRLHQTLMGVTGSGKTYTVAQVIQQLQLPTLVISHNKTLAAQLYNEFRGFFPRNRVEYYVSYYDYYQPESYIPQKDQFIEKDMSINERIEQMRLAATSSLLSRRDVIVVASVSCIFSAGNPAYYRGLGFEIAINQHLKRRELLERLLRIRYERNDMETGPGRFRVRGDTVDLVPGHGNDIIRVELFGDVVERITRIDRLNGENLEHLDYYHVFPAGQYVIPESEMQRAMAGIRAELNTRLPALGLVEAHRLKQRTRYDLEMLQETGFCKGIENYSRHFDNRKPGEKPYCLLDYFPRDFMLVIDESHQTIPQLRGMYRGDYSRKKNLVDYGFRLPSAYDNRPLRLDEFESYVENRPTLFVSATPGEYELSRSGKAVEQIIRPTGLLDPPVEVRPVAGQVTDLEREIRTVTKQGDRCLLTTLTKRMAEELTEHLAGKGFRARYLHSEIDTLERNEIIRELRLGVFDVLVGINLLREGLDIPEVGFIGILDADKEGFLRNATSLIQIIGRAARNANSRVILYADTITPSMQAAMEETQRRRLLQQAHNRSHGIQPKTIMKPVQEKVVEVSDSRHLPRAQLPNLIIQLEKEMRDAAEKLDFEKAIALRDRALRLKQRLDEK